One region of Yersinia bercovieri ATCC 43970 genomic DNA includes:
- the hemC gene encoding hydroxymethylbilane synthase: MLDKIIRIATRQSPLALWQAHYVQHLLQANHPGLHVELVPMVTRGDIILDTPLAKVGGKGLFVKELELALLDGRADIAVHSMKDVPIAFPDGLGLVTICERDDPRDAFVSSSYAHLDDLPAGSIVGTSSLRRQCQLRERRPDLIIRDLRGNVGTRLAKLDNGDYHAIILAVAGLNRLGLETRIRYAMPVEESLPAVGQGAVGIECRLDDDFTRQLLAPLNHRDTELRVCAERAMNTRLEGGCQVPIGSYAELEGDVLWLRALVGAPDGSEIIRGERRGPANNAEQMGIELADELLSRGAREILTAVYQDNLPR; this comes from the coding sequence ATGTTAGACAAAATTATTCGAATTGCCACGCGACAAAGCCCGCTCGCCTTATGGCAAGCACATTATGTTCAACATTTACTGCAAGCCAATCACCCCGGCCTGCATGTTGAGTTGGTCCCGATGGTCACTCGCGGGGATATCATTCTGGATACGCCACTAGCAAAAGTGGGCGGTAAAGGCTTGTTCGTCAAAGAGTTAGAGTTGGCGTTACTGGATGGTCGGGCTGATATCGCCGTGCACTCAATGAAAGATGTGCCGATCGCTTTCCCTGACGGCTTGGGTCTGGTCACCATTTGCGAACGTGATGACCCACGTGATGCGTTCGTCTCATCGAGCTATGCCCATCTGGATGACCTACCGGCGGGTAGCATCGTCGGCACCTCCAGCTTGCGCCGCCAGTGTCAGCTACGCGAACGCCGCCCCGACCTGATTATCCGCGATCTGCGGGGTAACGTCGGCACCCGCCTCGCCAAGTTGGATAACGGCGATTACCATGCGATTATTCTGGCCGTTGCCGGCCTTAACCGCCTTGGGCTGGAAACCCGTATCCGCTATGCCATGCCAGTTGAAGAGTCGTTACCGGCGGTGGGTCAGGGCGCGGTGGGTATTGAGTGCCGCCTAGACGATGATTTTACCCGCCAACTGCTCGCACCACTCAATCATCGCGACACAGAATTACGCGTCTGTGCAGAACGGGCGATGAATACCCGTCTTGAAGGGGGCTGTCAGGTGCCGATTGGCAGCTATGCTGAATTGGAAGGCGACGTGCTGTGGCTTCGTGCCTTAGTGGGTGCGCCGGATGGCAGTGAGATCATTCGTGGTGAGCGCCGTGGCCCGGCTAACAATGCCGAGCAGATGGGGATTGAGCTGGCCGATGAGCTACTTTCACGTGGCGCGCGGGAGATATTGACCGCTGTTTATCAGGATAACCTACCGCGATGA
- the cyaY gene encoding iron donor protein CyaY, whose amino-acid sequence MNDSEFHQLADQLMLCIEETLDSFSGDSDIDYETNGGVMTLTFENGSKIVINRQEPLHQVWLATKAGGYHFDYRDGHWYCSRSGVEFFAKLSEAATTQAGEDVSFG is encoded by the coding sequence ATGAACGATAGCGAGTTTCATCAGTTAGCCGATCAATTGATGCTTTGCATTGAAGAAACACTGGATAGTTTTAGCGGCGATAGTGATATCGATTATGAAACCAATGGCGGGGTGATGACCCTGACTTTCGAGAATGGCAGCAAGATTGTTATCAACCGCCAAGAGCCATTACATCAGGTCTGGCTGGCCACCAAAGCGGGGGGTTACCATTTTGATTACCGAGATGGGCACTGGTACTGCTCACGCAGCGGCGTAGAATTTTTCGCTAAATTATCTGAAGCCGCCACCACACAAGCGGGCGAAGATGTGAGTTTTGGTTAA
- the uvrD gene encoding DNA helicase II has product MDVSDLLDSLNEKQREAVAAPRCNLLVLAGAGSGKTRVLVHRIAWLLSVENASPYSIISVTFTNKAAAEMRHRIEHLIGTSQGGMWIGTFHGLAHRLLRAHHMDANLPQDFQILDSDDQLRLLKRLVKALNLDEKQWPPRQAMWYINGKKDEGLRPQHIESYGNPVEATWLRIYQAYQEACDRAGLVDFAELLLRAHELWLNKPHILNHYRERFTNILVDEFQDTNNIQYAWIRLLAGDRANVMIVGDDDQSIYGWRGAQVENIQRFLKDFPGAETIRLEQNYRSTSNILTAANALIAHNDGRMGKNLWTEGAEGEPISIYCAFNELDEARFVVNRIRAWQDNGGALNDCAILYRSNAQSRVLEEALLQTAMPYRIYGGQRFFERQEIKDALAYLRLVSNRNDDAAFERVVNTPTRGIGDRTLDVVRQTARDRQLTLWQSTRSMLQEKVLAGRAASALQRFVELVDSLAHETADMPLHVQTDRVIRDSGLWSMYEQEKGEKGQARVENLEELVNATRQYSYQDEDQDLMPLQAFLSHAALEAGEGQADAYQDAVQLMTLHSAKGLEFPQVFIVGMEEGMFPSQMSLDEGGRLEEERRLAYVGVTRAMQKLTLCYAENRRLYGKEVNHRPSRFIGELPPECVEEVRLRATVSRPVNHRSMGTPMNENDSGFSLGQRVRHPKFGEGTIVNLEGSGEHSRLQVAFPGEGIKWLVAAYARLEAV; this is encoded by the coding sequence ATGGACGTTTCTGATCTGCTCGACAGCCTGAATGAAAAACAACGCGAAGCCGTGGCTGCGCCACGCTGCAACCTGTTGGTACTGGCCGGTGCGGGCAGTGGCAAAACCAGGGTGCTGGTGCATCGTATTGCCTGGTTGCTATCAGTAGAAAACGCCTCGCCCTATTCGATTATCTCGGTCACCTTCACCAATAAAGCGGCGGCAGAAATGCGCCACCGTATCGAGCATCTGATTGGCACTAGTCAGGGCGGGATGTGGATCGGCACTTTCCACGGGCTGGCGCATCGATTGCTGCGCGCCCACCATATGGATGCCAATCTGCCGCAAGACTTTCAAATTCTGGACAGCGACGACCAACTGCGCTTATTAAAACGTCTGGTTAAGGCGTTGAATTTAGATGAAAAACAGTGGCCGCCACGTCAGGCTATGTGGTACATCAACGGCAAAAAAGATGAAGGGTTACGTCCGCAACACATTGAAAGCTACGGTAATCCGGTTGAGGCCACCTGGTTGCGTATTTATCAGGCGTATCAGGAGGCTTGTGACCGCGCGGGGCTGGTGGATTTTGCCGAGCTATTGCTGCGCGCCCATGAGCTGTGGCTCAACAAACCCCATATTCTTAATCACTATCGCGAGCGCTTTACCAACATTCTGGTAGATGAGTTTCAGGATACCAACAACATCCAATATGCCTGGATTCGCCTGCTGGCGGGTGACCGCGCGAATGTGATGATTGTCGGCGACGATGACCAGTCAATTTATGGCTGGCGCGGGGCACAGGTCGAAAATATCCAGCGTTTCCTGAAAGATTTCCCCGGTGCCGAAACCATCCGGCTGGAGCAAAATTACCGCTCAACCAGCAATATTTTGACGGCGGCGAACGCCCTGATTGCCCACAATGATGGTCGCATGGGGAAAAACCTCTGGACCGAAGGGGCCGAAGGTGAACCCATCTCGATCTATTGCGCCTTTAACGAGCTGGATGAAGCCCGCTTTGTGGTGAACCGCATTCGCGCCTGGCAGGACAATGGCGGCGCGCTGAATGATTGCGCCATCTTGTATCGCAGCAACGCCCAATCGCGCGTATTGGAAGAGGCTCTATTGCAGACTGCGATGCCGTACCGCATCTATGGCGGTCAGCGCTTCTTCGAGCGTCAGGAGATCAAAGATGCACTGGCCTACCTGCGTCTGGTCTCTAATCGCAATGACGATGCCGCTTTTGAACGAGTGGTCAATACGCCAACCCGTGGTATCGGCGATCGCACGCTAGATGTGGTGCGCCAGACTGCCCGTGATCGCCAGTTAACCTTGTGGCAATCAACCCGTTCCATGTTGCAGGAAAAAGTGCTGGCAGGCCGTGCGGCCTCTGCACTGCAACGTTTTGTCGAGTTGGTGGACTCATTAGCCCATGAAACCGCAGATATGCCGCTACATGTCCAAACTGACCGGGTGATCCGTGACTCTGGTTTGTGGTCGATGTATGAGCAGGAGAAGGGCGAGAAAGGTCAGGCGCGGGTAGAAAACCTTGAAGAGCTGGTCAACGCGACCCGCCAGTACAGTTATCAGGATGAAGATCAGGACTTGATGCCACTTCAGGCATTTCTCTCTCATGCGGCTTTGGAAGCGGGAGAGGGGCAAGCGGATGCCTATCAGGATGCGGTGCAGCTAATGACGCTCCATTCAGCCAAAGGTTTGGAGTTCCCGCAGGTATTCATCGTGGGCATGGAAGAGGGGATGTTCCCAAGCCAGATGTCACTCGATGAGGGCGGGCGTCTGGAGGAGGAGCGCCGGCTAGCCTATGTTGGCGTCACTCGTGCGATGCAAAAACTGACACTGTGTTATGCCGAAAACCGCCGATTGTATGGTAAAGAGGTGAATCATCGCCCCTCCCGCTTTATTGGTGAACTGCCGCCGGAGTGTGTCGAGGAGGTGCGGCTGCGGGCGACAGTATCCCGCCCAGTAAATCACCGCAGCATGGGGACGCCAATGAATGAGAATGATAGCGGATTTTCATTGGGCCAGCGCGTGCGCCACCCTAAATTTGGCGAAGGCACCATCGTTAATTTGGAAGGTAGCGGCGAACATAGCAGGTTGCAAGTGGCATTCCCAGGTGAAGGCATTAAGTGGCTAGTCGCGGCTTATGCACGGTTAGAAGCGGTATAA
- a CDS encoding class I adenylate cyclase: MYLYIETLKQRLDAINQLRVDRALAAMGPAFQKVYSLLPTLLHHHHPLMPGYLDGNVPHGVCIFTPNETQQDYLSEVEAKSGAPLEQSVGGELPITGVYSMGSTSSIGQCHTSDLDIWVCHQAWLDTDERHRLQQKCSLLEKWAASMGVEVSFFLIDENRFRHNASGSLGGEDCGSTQHILLLDEFYRSAVRLAGKRILWNMVPVEEENNYDDYVLSLYAQGVLTPNEWLDLGGLSTLSAEEYFGASLWQLYKSIDSPYKAVLKTLLLEAYSWEYPNSQLLAMEIKQRLHAGEIVAFGLDAYCMMLDRVTRYLTQINDTTRLNLVRRCFYLKVCEKLSRTPASVGWRREILSQLVSEWGWSDESLAVLDNRANWKIERVREAHNELLDAMMQSYRNLIRFTRRNNLSVSASPQDIGVLTRKLYAAFEALPGKVTLVNPQISPDLSEEHLTFIHVPAGRANRPGWYLYNQAPSMDTIVSHQPLEYNRYLNKLVSWAYFNGLLTSKTRLHIKSANLCNTTKLQELVTDISHHFPLRLPAPTPKALYSPCEIRHLAIIVNLEHDPTAAFRNQVVHFDFRKLDVFSFGEQQQCLVGSIDLLYRNSWNEVRTLHFSGEQAVLEALKTILGKMHQDAAPPESVDVFCYSQHLRGLIRTRIQQLVSECIELRLSSTRQEPGRFKAVRVSGQTWGLFFERLSVSVQKLENAVEFYGAISNNKLHGLSIQVETDQIHLPPVVDGFASEGIIQFFFEGTADEKGFNIYILDESNRVEVYHHCEGSKEELVRDVSRFYSSSHDRFTYGSSFINFNLPQFYQIVQLDGRTQVIPFRSNTLSHLYIADKESTLPAPQQFQLH; this comes from the coding sequence TTGTACCTCTACATCGAGACACTGAAACAGCGACTGGATGCGATCAACCAATTACGAGTCGATCGCGCCTTGGCGGCCATGGGGCCAGCCTTCCAAAAGGTTTACAGTCTGCTACCGACCCTACTACATCATCATCATCCACTGATGCCGGGTTACCTTGATGGTAACGTTCCCCATGGCGTCTGTATTTTCACGCCTAATGAAACACAACAGGATTATCTGTCTGAGGTTGAAGCTAAGTCGGGCGCACCTCTAGAGCAGAGTGTCGGCGGCGAACTGCCGATTACGGGCGTCTATTCCATGGGCAGCACCTCCTCCATCGGGCAATGCCATACCTCAGATCTGGATATCTGGGTGTGTCATCAGGCTTGGCTCGATACAGACGAGCGCCATCGCCTACAGCAAAAATGCAGCCTGCTAGAGAAATGGGCCGCATCAATGGGTGTTGAAGTCAGCTTCTTCCTGATTGATGAAAACCGCTTCCGTCACAATGCCAGTGGCAGTTTGGGTGGCGAAGATTGCGGCTCGACCCAACATATTTTATTGCTAGATGAATTTTACCGCAGCGCGGTTCGTCTGGCTGGGAAACGTATTCTATGGAATATGGTTCCGGTTGAAGAAGAGAATAATTACGATGATTACGTGCTGTCGCTCTATGCGCAGGGCGTATTAACGCCGAATGAGTGGCTGGATCTGGGCGGTTTAAGCACCCTGTCGGCGGAAGAGTATTTCGGTGCTAGTTTGTGGCAGCTGTATAAAAGTATCGATTCGCCATATAAAGCGGTGCTAAAAACCCTGCTGCTGGAAGCTTACTCTTGGGAATACCCTAATTCCCAATTATTGGCGATGGAGATCAAACAGCGCCTACATGCCGGTGAAATTGTGGCCTTCGGCCTTGATGCTTACTGCATGATGCTCGATCGCGTCACCCGCTATCTGACCCAAATCAATGACACCACTCGGCTAAATTTGGTGCGCCGCTGCTTCTATCTGAAAGTGTGTGAGAAACTCTCGCGCACCCCGGCGAGTGTTGGCTGGCGGCGTGAAATCCTTAGCCAACTGGTTAGTGAGTGGGGCTGGAGCGATGAGAGTCTGGCGGTGCTGGATAATCGCGCCAACTGGAAGATTGAACGGGTACGTGAAGCGCATAATGAGCTGTTAGATGCGATGATGCAGAGTTATCGCAATTTGATTCGCTTTACGCGCCGCAACAACCTGAGTGTCAGCGCTAGCCCGCAGGATATCGGGGTATTGACCCGTAAACTGTACGCGGCATTTGAAGCTTTGCCGGGTAAAGTGACGTTGGTTAACCCGCAAATTTCGCCGGATCTTTCCGAAGAGCACCTGACCTTTATTCATGTCCCTGCGGGTCGCGCGAACCGCCCTGGCTGGTACTTGTATAATCAAGCGCCCTCGATGGACACTATCGTCAGCCATCAACCGCTAGAGTATAACCGCTACCTAAACAAATTGGTGTCGTGGGCCTATTTCAACGGCCTGTTGACCAGCAAGACCCGGCTACATATAAAAAGTGCCAATCTGTGCAATACCACCAAACTGCAAGAGTTGGTGACGGATATCTCTCACCACTTCCCGCTGCGCCTACCTGCGCCAACGCCGAAGGCACTCTACAGCCCGTGCGAGATCCGCCACTTAGCGATTATCGTCAATTTGGAGCATGACCCGACCGCCGCGTTCCGCAATCAGGTGGTGCATTTTGATTTCCGTAAACTGGATGTATTCAGTTTTGGCGAGCAGCAGCAGTGTTTGGTGGGCAGTATCGATTTGCTGTACCGCAACTCGTGGAACGAAGTGCGTACCCTGCATTTCAGCGGCGAACAGGCGGTATTGGAAGCACTGAAAACGATTTTAGGCAAAATGCATCAGGATGCGGCACCGCCAGAGTCGGTGGATGTGTTCTGCTATAGCCAGCATTTACGCGGCTTGATTCGTACCCGAATTCAGCAGTTGGTTTCGGAGTGCATTGAGCTGCGCCTATCCAGCACCCGTCAAGAGCCGGGCCGCTTCAAAGCGGTGCGGGTTTCCGGTCAGACGTGGGGGCTGTTCTTCGAGCGCCTGAGTGTGTCAGTGCAGAAGCTGGAGAACGCGGTTGAATTCTACGGGGCTATCTCCAATAACAAACTGCATGGGTTATCGATTCAGGTTGAAACTGATCAAATTCATCTGCCGCCGGTTGTCGACGGTTTTGCCAGTGAAGGGATTATTCAGTTCTTCTTTGAAGGCACCGCAGATGAGAAAGGCTTTAATATTTACATTTTGGATGAGTCAAACCGCGTTGAGGTTTATCACCATTGCGAAGGGAGCAAAGAGGAGCTGGTGCGGGATGTCAGCCGTTTCTACTCCTCTTCTCATGATCGTTTTACCTACGGCTCCAGCTTTATCAACTTCAACTTGCCGCAGTTCTACCAAATTGTGCAGTTAGATGGCCGCACGCAAGTTATTCCTTTCCGCAGCAATACGTTATCGCATCTGTATATTGCGGATAAAGAGTCTACCCTGCCAGCACCGCAGCAATTCCAACTGCATTAG
- the yigB gene encoding 5-amino-6-(5-phospho-D-ribitylamino)uracil phosphatase YigB: MHFYRPLERISAITFDLDDTLYDNRPVITRTEQESVAFLQQYHPNLAQLQAADFQRFRSELLAQDPDIYHDVTQWRWHAIELGLIRHGLSKSEAQCGADAAMENFALWRSRIYVPAETHDTLSALAEHYPLVAITNGNADPKACGLDHYFQFVLRSGPHGRAKPFRDMYHKAANHLDIPLKHILHVGDDLTTDVAGSLRCGMQACWINDRQQGLMTARDSRLLPHIEISQLASLTALL; this comes from the coding sequence ATGCATTTTTATCGTCCACTTGAGCGTATTTCCGCCATTACCTTCGACTTGGATGACACGCTGTATGACAATCGCCCGGTAATTACCCGCACTGAACAAGAGTCAGTGGCTTTTTTGCAGCAGTACCATCCTAATTTGGCGCAGTTGCAGGCCGCGGATTTCCAGCGTTTTCGCAGTGAGTTACTGGCGCAAGACCCGGATATCTACCACGATGTGACCCAGTGGCGCTGGCATGCCATTGAGCTGGGCCTAATTCGCCATGGCCTGAGCAAATCAGAGGCGCAATGTGGGGCCGATGCCGCCATGGAGAACTTCGCCCTGTGGCGTAGTCGCATTTATGTGCCGGCAGAGACTCATGACACGCTGAGCGCGCTGGCTGAGCACTATCCGCTGGTGGCGATCACCAACGGCAATGCTGACCCTAAAGCTTGCGGCCTCGACCACTATTTTCAGTTTGTACTGCGCTCCGGCCCTCATGGCCGTGCCAAGCCGTTCCGTGATATGTACCATAAAGCGGCCAATCATCTGGATATCCCGCTGAAACATATCTTGCATGTGGGTGATGATCTCACCACGGATGTAGCAGGTTCGCTGCGTTGTGGTATGCAGGCGTGTTGGATCAATGACCGGCAACAAGGCCTGATGACCGCCCGTGATAGCCGATTATTACCCCATATTGAGATTTCTCAGTTGGCATCGCTGACAGCATTGCTATAA
- the dapF gene encoding diaminopimelate epimerase → MQFSKMHGLGNDFMVVDAVTQNVYFSPELIRRLADRHTGVGFDQMLVVEPPYDPELDFHYRIFNADGSEVSQCGNGARCFARFVRLKGLTNKRDISVSTQTGRMILSVTEDEEVCVNMGEPNFDPQSVPFRATKAEKTYIFRAAEQTVLCGVVSMGNPHCVLQVDDVAVANVALLGPVLESHERFPERANIGFMQVVSRDNIRLRVYERGAGETQACGSGACAAVAVGIQQDLLDEEVTVELPGGSLLISWKGPGHPLYMTGPATHVYDGFIHL, encoded by the coding sequence ATGCAGTTCTCCAAAATGCACGGTCTTGGCAACGACTTTATGGTTGTCGATGCAGTTACCCAAAATGTTTACTTTTCGCCGGAATTAATCCGCCGATTAGCAGACCGGCACACTGGCGTGGGCTTTGATCAAATGTTGGTGGTTGAACCGCCTTACGATCCTGAGCTGGATTTCCACTACCGTATTTTTAATGCTGATGGTAGTGAAGTCTCTCAGTGTGGCAATGGTGCGCGCTGTTTTGCCCGTTTTGTCCGGCTGAAGGGCTTGACCAACAAGCGCGACATCAGTGTGAGCACCCAGACTGGCCGCATGATCTTGAGTGTCACGGAAGATGAAGAGGTTTGCGTGAATATGGGCGAACCCAATTTTGATCCGCAAAGCGTCCCTTTCCGGGCGACTAAAGCTGAGAAAACCTATATTTTTCGCGCGGCAGAACAGACGGTATTATGTGGCGTGGTGTCGATGGGCAACCCTCACTGTGTGCTGCAAGTTGATGATGTTGCAGTTGCCAATGTTGCGTTACTGGGGCCAGTATTAGAAAGCCATGAGCGCTTCCCTGAACGGGCGAATATCGGTTTCATGCAGGTGGTTAGCCGTGACAATATCCGTCTGCGGGTGTATGAGCGCGGAGCCGGTGAAACTCAAGCCTGCGGCAGCGGCGCTTGTGCTGCGGTGGCCGTCGGTATCCAGCAAGATCTGTTGGATGAAGAGGTCACGGTGGAGCTGCCGGGCGGTAGTTTGCTTATCAGTTGGAAAGGGCCAGGCCATCCGCTGTATATGACGGGGCCAGCAACCCATGTGTACGACGGATTCATTCATCTATAA
- the lptM gene encoding LPS translocon maturation chaperone LptM translates to MKKELGWPLVAMMVLALSGCGLKGPLYFPPSDKPKTETTQPDSGKTERNQQDLSGTKQSQTIAGPQ, encoded by the coding sequence ATGAAAAAAGAACTAGGTTGGCCACTGGTGGCGATGATGGTGCTTGCACTCTCCGGCTGTGGCCTGAAAGGGCCGCTATACTTTCCGCCGTCAGACAAACCCAAAACAGAAACAACGCAACCCGATAGTGGCAAGACCGAACGCAATCAGCAGGACTTATCTGGCACTAAGCAGAGCCAAACGATCGCTGGGCCACAGTAA
- a CDS encoding TetR/AcrR family transcriptional regulator, translating into MNNQDKQDSAPPSLTTIKARTRRLLIDTAMSMYEQGAFPSITEVANAAQLSRATAYRYFPTQSALVSAMVDESLGPILAWQPTQPDAGQRIAELLSFAYPRMLQHEGVLRAALHLSLQQWADNRSNPNNKEKLVRGNRKRLLKLAVEPLEGKLAPAALQRVIHAFSLIYGSEVFMVLKDIWHLNDADIQDVTQWMGRAILLQAETDAKQVAQNESR; encoded by the coding sequence GTGAATAATCAAGATAAGCAGGACAGCGCTCCTCCATCGTTAACCACCATCAAGGCGAGAACCCGACGGTTACTGATTGATACGGCCATGTCGATGTACGAGCAAGGGGCGTTTCCGTCGATAACTGAGGTGGCCAACGCCGCCCAGCTTTCTCGTGCAACGGCATACCGCTATTTCCCGACACAAAGTGCGTTAGTCTCCGCCATGGTTGATGAAAGTCTCGGCCCAATATTGGCATGGCAACCGACCCAGCCTGATGCAGGGCAGCGCATTGCCGAACTGCTCTCCTTTGCTTATCCACGGATGTTACAGCATGAGGGTGTGCTACGTGCCGCGCTGCATCTATCATTGCAGCAATGGGCTGATAACCGCAGCAATCCGAACAATAAAGAGAAGTTAGTCCGTGGCAACCGTAAGCGATTGTTAAAATTGGCGGTAGAGCCACTGGAGGGGAAACTGGCACCCGCAGCTCTGCAACGGGTGATCCATGCGTTTTCGCTAATTTATGGCTCAGAAGTGTTTATGGTGCTGAAGGATATTTGGCATCTGAATGATGCCGATATTCAGGATGTCACCCAATGGATGGGGAGAGCTATTTTATTGCAGGCCGAAACCGACGCCAAACAGGTAGCTCAGAATGAGAGCCGCTAA
- the xerC gene encoding tyrosine recombinase XerC has protein sequence MTEFSASLAPQVEAFLRYLKVERQLSPLTITSYRRQLQALMEMGEQMGLAHWQTLDAAQVRSLVSRSKRAGLHASSLALRLSALRSFLNWLVSQGVMQANPAKGVSTPRSGRHLPKNIDVDEVDKLLDIDLNDPLAVRDRAMLEVMYGAGLRLSELVGMNCKHVDLASGEVWVMGKGSKERKVPIGKTAVTWLYHWLALRELFEPQDDAIFLANTGKRISARNVQKRFAEWGVKQGVSSHIHPHKLRHSFATHMLESSGDLRAVQELLGHANLTTTQIYTHLDFQHLATVYDAAHPRAKRGKS, from the coding sequence ATGACCGAGTTCAGTGCCTCACTTGCCCCACAGGTCGAGGCTTTTCTGCGTTACCTCAAAGTTGAGCGCCAACTCAGCCCGCTCACCATCACCAGCTATCGACGCCAGTTGCAGGCGCTGATGGAGATGGGCGAGCAGATGGGGCTGGCGCACTGGCAAACACTGGATGCCGCGCAGGTTCGCTCACTGGTTTCCCGCAGCAAACGCGCGGGCTTGCACGCCTCCAGCCTGGCATTGCGGCTTTCGGCGTTGCGCAGTTTCCTCAATTGGCTGGTTAGCCAGGGTGTCATGCAGGCCAATCCCGCCAAGGGGGTGAGTACGCCGCGCTCTGGCCGCCATCTGCCGAAAAATATTGATGTCGATGAAGTGGATAAACTGCTGGATATCGACCTCAACGACCCGCTGGCGGTGCGCGACCGCGCGATGCTGGAAGTGATGTACGGTGCCGGTCTGCGTCTCTCTGAGCTGGTGGGCATGAACTGCAAACACGTCGACTTAGCCAGCGGTGAAGTCTGGGTGATGGGTAAGGGTAGCAAAGAGCGCAAAGTGCCGATCGGCAAAACGGCAGTGACATGGCTGTATCACTGGCTGGCGCTGCGCGAACTGTTTGAGCCGCAAGATGACGCTATCTTCTTAGCCAATACCGGCAAGCGAATTTCGGCGCGCAATGTGCAAAAACGCTTTGCTGAATGGGGCGTGAAGCAGGGGGTCAGTAGCCACATCCACCCACATAAATTGCGCCACTCCTTCGCCACACACATGCTGGAGTCCAGCGGCGATCTGCGCGCAGTACAAGAGCTTCTGGGCCACGCCAATCTGACCACCACACAAATTTATACCCATCTCGACTTTCAACATCTGGCGACAGTGTATGATGCTGCTCATCCACGGGCCAAACGAGGCAAATCCTGA
- a CDS encoding DUF484 domain-containing protein — protein sequence MKSYEEQALEGIALDDDTVMQYLLQNPDFFIRNARLVEQMHIPHPVRGSVSLVEWQLGRQRNQIGQLEEEITLLMEQAGLNEVLFNRLLQLQTHLTAASSLQDMLNRLQRWARDFGLSGANVRLFSDRWHIGAPSDFTHLGLSRHAFEPLRIQRLGSDNHYLGSLNGPELLLLLPQAKQIGSVALSLLGKEGDLGVIIFSSRDTQHYQQGMGTVMLNQLSTLLPSLLARWIEPV from the coding sequence ATGAAAAGTTATGAGGAGCAGGCGTTAGAGGGTATCGCGCTAGACGACGATACTGTCATGCAGTACTTATTGCAAAATCCCGACTTCTTTATCCGCAATGCCCGTCTGGTTGAACAGATGCATATTCCCCATCCGGTTCGAGGCAGTGTCTCGCTGGTGGAGTGGCAACTGGGGCGACAGCGTAACCAGATTGGCCAGTTGGAAGAGGAGATCACCTTGCTGATGGAGCAAGCTGGCCTGAACGAAGTGCTGTTCAACCGCTTGCTGCAACTGCAAACTCATCTGACGGCGGCCAGCAGCTTGCAAGATATGCTCAATCGCTTACAGCGCTGGGCCAGAGATTTCGGGCTCAGTGGTGCCAATGTCAGGTTGTTCAGTGACCGCTGGCATATCGGCGCACCCTCTGATTTCACCCATTTAGGCCTCTCTCGCCACGCCTTTGAGCCGCTACGCATTCAGCGGCTAGGCAGTGATAACCACTATCTCGGCAGCTTGAATGGGCCGGAACTGCTGCTGTTACTGCCTCAGGCGAAACAAATCGGTTCGGTAGCGCTCTCACTGCTGGGCAAAGAGGGTGATTTGGGCGTAATTATCTTCAGCAGCCGTGACACACAGCACTACCAGCAAGGCATGGGTACTGTGATGCTCAATCAGTTATCCACGCTATTGCCAAGCTTGCTGGCGCGTTGGATCGAGCCGGTATGA